A genomic segment from Chitinophaga niabensis encodes:
- a CDS encoding SusC/RagA family TonB-linked outer membrane protein has protein sequence MTCLSTAASANRTPTSTYYQQETRELRGRVTDESKTPLPGVTVTLKGSKQGTVTDASGFYSLKVAAASGILEFTFIGYAKQEQAYADFKGVDIQMTFDQKALGEVVVVGYGTQKKVNMVGAVSAIKVDEAITSRALPNASSALSGLVPGLAVTQSTGMAGRNGAALMIRGLGTVNNANPLVVVDGMPDVDINLININDIESISVLKDATSASVYGSRAANGVILITTKSGKGLKKTQLNFSGSLALTKPTKAFDFMPDYARGLTMHQRQAAVGTLRPLWDFKDGTIDQWMAMSMIDPLRYPNTDWWDVIIRDGQLQNYNVSAAGGGENSNFFISLGVVDEKGLQINNDFTRYNARFNYDYKLRKNMNVGVRFNGSWTKFVYALEDGFTDDNVSNTAGFDLQYAIAGITPYDPVSGYYGGVMAYNEDAQAYNPFTVYQNTLNRQNRQGANSTFYLDWSPIEGLTARVDYSLNYYNQFRWNAATPNRAYNFQSNTFGTRTYVGDNAGVGNFTNTGYKTLLNGSLNYKRTFAKNHEISAMVVYTEEYWYDRYQGSTRNDRLHPTLHEIDAALTTTQTTGGNSSTEGLLSYIGRFNYTAFNKYLFEFNGRIDGSSKFLPGHQYGFFPSVALGWRFTEENFIKQYTENILSQGKFRISYGSLGNNSGINRYEQQPTLADAAYMIGDNASKGFVNRKLVNSSLSWEKNTVLNIGLDLGFFDNRLSAELDYYNRLTTGMVRPSEMSIMLTGAYDAPRRNIGDLRNKGVELNLTWSDKIGEIKYGVNLNGSYNSTTLEKWNEFLGKGYTFLNMPYHFLYTFEDLGVAQTWEDVYNATPQNASPGDILRKDLNGDGRITAEDKKAYPNIQRDRPTTYFALGANVGWKGIDLSFLFQGATGRKDYIMNNYNNTSPSAKRYAWTWDQWYNIWSLDNRGGSLPRLSGNANREETSFWLDDMTYLRLKNIQLGYTIPSNLLKRIGVNSFRIFGSAENIMTLTNFRGLDPEATGNRSNAYPVNKSYSAGVNVGF, from the coding sequence GTGACATGCTTATCCACAGCAGCATCGGCGAACAGGACACCAACGTCTACTTATTATCAACAGGAAACACGCGAACTCCGTGGCCGCGTTACAGATGAATCCAAAACACCTTTACCCGGAGTAACAGTAACTTTAAAAGGAAGTAAACAAGGTACCGTTACGGATGCCAGCGGATTTTATTCATTGAAGGTTGCTGCTGCTTCCGGCATCCTTGAATTTACCTTTATCGGTTATGCCAAACAGGAGCAGGCTTATGCTGATTTTAAAGGAGTAGATATCCAAATGACTTTTGACCAGAAAGCATTGGGAGAAGTAGTGGTAGTAGGGTATGGTACACAAAAGAAAGTGAACATGGTGGGTGCTGTTTCTGCTATCAAAGTAGATGAAGCCATCACCAGCCGCGCCCTGCCAAATGCTTCCTCAGCACTCTCAGGCCTGGTGCCTGGTTTAGCCGTTACCCAATCTACCGGTATGGCTGGCCGTAATGGTGCAGCCCTGATGATCCGGGGATTAGGCACGGTAAATAATGCCAATCCGCTGGTAGTAGTGGACGGTATGCCGGATGTGGACATCAACCTGATCAACATCAACGACATTGAAAGCATCTCTGTATTAAAAGATGCCACCTCTGCATCTGTATATGGTTCCCGTGCCGCAAATGGTGTGATCCTCATCACCACCAAATCCGGTAAAGGCCTGAAGAAAACACAGCTCAACTTCAGCGGGTCTTTAGCACTTACCAAACCTACAAAGGCCTTTGATTTCATGCCAGACTATGCACGCGGGCTTACCATGCATCAACGCCAGGCTGCTGTTGGAACCTTACGCCCCCTGTGGGATTTTAAAGATGGTACTATCGATCAGTGGATGGCCATGAGTATGATCGATCCCCTTCGTTATCCTAATACAGACTGGTGGGATGTGATCATCCGCGATGGACAGTTACAGAATTATAATGTTTCCGCTGCCGGTGGTGGTGAGAACTCTAACTTCTTCATCTCTTTAGGCGTAGTGGATGAAAAAGGCTTGCAGATCAATAACGATTTTACCCGTTACAATGCACGCTTTAACTATGATTACAAACTGCGCAAAAATATGAACGTGGGTGTGCGTTTCAACGGCAGCTGGACCAAATTCGTATATGCGCTGGAAGATGGTTTTACAGACGACAACGTTTCCAATACCGCTGGTTTTGACCTTCAGTATGCCATAGCAGGTATTACCCCCTATGATCCGGTATCAGGTTACTATGGTGGTGTAATGGCTTACAATGAAGATGCGCAGGCATACAATCCATTTACGGTATATCAGAATACACTCAACCGCCAGAACAGGCAGGGAGCCAACAGTACGTTCTACCTGGACTGGTCCCCCATTGAAGGATTAACAGCACGTGTTGATTATTCCCTGAACTACTACAACCAATTCCGCTGGAATGCTGCTACGCCTAACAGGGCCTACAACTTCCAGAGCAATACTTTCGGCACCCGCACTTACGTTGGAGACAATGCCGGCGTAGGTAACTTTACCAATACAGGGTATAAAACATTGCTGAACGGTAGCCTTAACTACAAAAGAACTTTTGCAAAGAACCACGAGATAAGTGCCATGGTAGTATATACGGAGGAGTACTGGTATGACCGTTACCAGGGATCCACCCGTAACGACAGGCTCCATCCTACCCTGCATGAAATTGATGCAGCACTCACCACCACACAAACAACAGGCGGTAATTCCAGTACGGAAGGGCTGCTTTCTTACATCGGCCGTTTTAACTATACTGCCTTTAATAAATACCTCTTTGAATTCAATGGTCGTATTGATGGTTCTTCCAAATTCCTGCCAGGCCACCAGTATGGCTTCTTTCCCTCCGTTGCATTAGGATGGCGTTTTACGGAAGAAAACTTCATCAAACAGTACACAGAAAATATCCTGAGCCAGGGTAAATTCAGGATCTCCTATGGTTCTCTCGGTAACAACAGTGGTATCAACAGGTATGAACAACAACCCACGCTGGCAGACGCAGCCTACATGATAGGTGATAACGCAAGCAAAGGATTTGTGAACAGGAAACTGGTGAACAGCTCTTTAAGCTGGGAAAAGAATACGGTGTTGAACATTGGTCTGGACCTTGGCTTCTTCGATAATAGGCTGTCTGCCGAACTGGATTATTACAACCGCCTAACCACAGGTATGGTACGGCCTTCCGAAATGTCTATCATGCTCACAGGTGCTTATGATGCGCCAAGGAGGAATATCGGTGACCTCCGTAACAAGGGCGTGGAATTAAACCTTACCTGGTCAGACAAGATCGGCGAAATAAAATACGGCGTAAACCTGAATGGTTCCTACAACAGTACCACCCTCGAAAAATGGAACGAATTCCTCGGTAAAGGTTACACCTTCCTGAATATGCCCTATCACTTCCTGTATACTTTTGAAGACCTCGGTGTTGCACAAACCTGGGAAGATGTATACAATGCCACGCCACAGAACGCATCCCCCGGAGATATCCTGCGTAAAGACCTGAACGGAGATGGCAGGATCACTGCAGAGGATAAGAAAGCCTATCCAAACATCCAGCGCGACCGCCCCACTACTTACTTTGCCCTGGGCGCAAATGTAGGCTGGAAAGGTATTGACCTCTCTTTCCTCTTCCAGGGTGCTACCGGTCGTAAGGACTATATCATGAATAACTACAACAACACCAGCCCTTCCGCAAAAAGATATGCCTGGACCTGGGACCAATGGTACAACATATGGTCACTGGATAACAGGGGTGGTTCATTACCACGTTTATCCGGGAATGCTAACAGGGAGGAAACTTCTTTCTGGCTGGATGATATGACCTATCTCCGCCTGAAAAATATTCAGCTTGGCTATACTATCCCCTCCAATTTGCTGAAAAGGATCGGGGTGAATTCATTCCGCATTTTCGGTTCCGCAGAGAACATTATGACCCTTACCAACTTCCGCGGTCTTGATCCTGAAGCAACAGGCAACAGGAGTAATGCATACCCCGTGAATAAATCATATTCCGCAGGTGTTAATGTGGGCTTTTAA
- a CDS encoding heparinase II/III domain-containing protein encodes MRYLLSILCLFTFSAKAQNLLSGKYPAPELKQLLIPQAKWTPFPRLNDRAGWAKADAASGKAIIQKAEGFINYEWPGVPAVKSLQIVRNGNRSEYEAISFKKREVLGTLLLAEIYENKGRFIDPIINGVWSICEESFWGSPAHLPKGPQYLGLHDVSAPFVELFSAETATFLAWVDYFLGEKLDAVSPLIRKRIYNETNRRIFEPLMTKHHGFMSSNAAGRRPNNWNPWICSNWLNAVLLLEKDDTKRVAAVSKILGVLDNFLNPYPADGGCDEGPGYWGAAAASLYDNVSLLNLASNNAFTYVYKDEKFRNMGQFIYKAQISEKYFLNFADADPQPGMAASMIYRYGKDISDPAMMEFGAYYMTDKDKSSLGRFHYFRNFFSLFMQDEFDKAAKGLPLPGDVWWPDLQVMVSRDQAGSTKGFFVAAKGGNNDESHNHNDIGNYVVYYDGLPVLIDIGRGSYTAKTFSNKRYEIWYNCSDYHNVPTVNGKTQPPGAEFKATNVAYKTSAAASQLSLDIAASYPADAGIIKWQRNIKLNKGKNVQVEDALQLKAAGDYTEHLMTCFPVEVVKPGILVVHAKQDFFIHYPAKRLQPAIEKVPMENMEDKGVIEKWGPDIYRINLKSISSITKEKIGLTISK; translated from the coding sequence ATGCGTTACTTACTCTCTATCCTCTGCCTGTTTACCTTCTCCGCGAAAGCACAAAACCTGCTGAGCGGAAAATATCCTGCTCCTGAATTAAAGCAGTTACTGATCCCACAGGCTAAATGGACGCCCTTTCCCCGTTTGAACGACCGTGCAGGATGGGCTAAAGCAGATGCCGCCTCCGGCAAAGCCATTATTCAGAAAGCTGAAGGATTCATTAATTATGAATGGCCCGGCGTACCTGCTGTTAAATCATTACAGATCGTGCGTAATGGCAACCGCTCAGAATACGAAGCCATCAGTTTCAAAAAAAGAGAAGTACTAGGCACTTTGTTATTAGCAGAGATCTATGAGAACAAAGGCCGCTTTATAGATCCTATTATCAACGGCGTATGGTCCATCTGCGAAGAATCTTTCTGGGGTTCTCCTGCGCATTTACCGAAAGGTCCGCAATACCTGGGCCTCCATGATGTATCCGCACCATTCGTGGAACTCTTCTCTGCTGAAACCGCTACTTTCCTGGCCTGGGTAGATTACTTCCTCGGTGAAAAACTGGACGCTGTTTCTCCGCTGATCAGGAAACGCATTTATAACGAAACCAACCGCCGCATCTTTGAACCCCTGATGACGAAACATCATGGCTTCATGAGCAGCAATGCTGCAGGCCGCCGCCCCAATAACTGGAATCCCTGGATCTGTTCCAACTGGCTCAATGCCGTATTGTTACTGGAAAAAGATGATACCAAACGCGTAGCAGCCGTGAGTAAGATACTGGGTGTGCTGGACAATTTCCTTAACCCCTACCCGGCAGATGGCGGATGTGATGAAGGCCCCGGCTACTGGGGAGCTGCCGCCGCTTCTCTTTACGATAACGTTTCTTTACTGAATCTCGCAAGTAATAATGCTTTCACCTATGTATATAAGGATGAGAAATTCCGCAACATGGGGCAGTTCATTTACAAGGCACAGATCAGCGAAAAATACTTTCTCAACTTTGCAGATGCAGACCCACAACCCGGCATGGCAGCCAGCATGATCTACCGCTACGGGAAAGACATCAGTGATCCCGCCATGATGGAATTCGGTGCGTATTATATGACGGACAAGGATAAAAGCTCATTAGGCCGCTTCCATTACTTCCGCAATTTCTTTTCCCTTTTCATGCAGGATGAATTTGACAAGGCTGCCAAAGGCTTGCCACTCCCCGGAGATGTATGGTGGCCTGATCTGCAGGTAATGGTATCCCGCGATCAGGCAGGCAGCACAAAAGGATTTTTTGTAGCCGCTAAAGGTGGCAACAATGATGAGAGCCATAACCACAACGACATCGGGAACTATGTGGTATACTACGATGGATTGCCCGTGCTGATAGATATCGGCAGAGGCAGCTACACCGCCAAAACTTTCAGCAACAAACGTTACGAGATCTGGTACAATTGTTCTGACTATCACAACGTGCCTACCGTAAACGGTAAAACACAACCGCCCGGTGCTGAATTCAAAGCAACCAATGTAGCTTACAAAACATCCGCTGCTGCCAGCCAGCTCAGCCTGGATATCGCCGCCTCCTATCCCGCAGATGCAGGTATCATAAAGTGGCAACGCAATATCAAACTGAACAAAGGAAAGAACGTACAGGTAGAAGATGCGCTGCAGCTAAAAGCAGCAGGCGATTACACAGAACACCTGATGACCTGTTTTCCGGTAGAAGTAGTAAAACCCGGTATACTGGTAGTACACGCCAAACAGGACTTCTTCATTCACTATCCTGCCAAACGTTTACAACCTGCTATTGAGAAAGTACCGATGGAAAACATGGAAGATAAAGGCGTAATAGAAAAGTGGGGACCTGATATCTACCGGATCAACCTGAAAAGTATCAGTTCAATTACAAAAGAAAAAATTGGTTTAACAATATCAAAATAA
- a CDS encoding alginate lyase family protein, whose product MKKLCTLLWLFATLAASAQQTFLLKPSVLSTNKQKIRTGDPAMLQALGKLKKAADKALKDGPYSVTYKSRVPDSGDKHDYMSVGPYWWPDSSKPGGVPYIRKDGQINPERFAINDAEFYKSLCHDVCLLGLAWYYTGEEQYATHATKLLRTWYIDTATLMNPNLNYGQAIPGVTKGRGIGLIDTRAVNKLIDGIQLLSGSKALSKKDYTAIQAWHKKFLDWMRNNPIGKDEADEANNHGTWYDVQAVSIALFTEQPALAKEIITTQTKERIKSQLKEEGSQPHELARTLSWNYSSMNLEGFFELAMLAENVQVDLWNYTTTDNKSIRKAFTWMLPFAKGEQKWQHEQIKKMEMNGYLKMAAVAAKKYPDVDTKGLNIPQDDILLLTGWNF is encoded by the coding sequence ATGAAGAAACTATGCACCTTGTTATGGCTGTTTGCTACTTTGGCAGCCTCCGCACAACAGACCTTTTTGCTGAAACCATCTGTTCTCAGTACCAATAAGCAAAAGATAAGAACAGGTGACCCTGCTATGCTGCAAGCGCTCGGCAAACTAAAAAAAGCTGCAGATAAAGCACTAAAGGACGGGCCTTATTCCGTTACTTACAAAAGCAGGGTCCCCGACAGCGGTGACAAACATGACTACATGAGTGTTGGCCCTTACTGGTGGCCGGATTCCAGCAAACCAGGCGGTGTTCCCTATATCCGTAAGGACGGGCAAATTAACCCGGAACGTTTTGCCATCAACGACGCGGAATTCTACAAATCCCTCTGCCATGATGTTTGCCTGCTGGGCCTCGCCTGGTATTATACCGGAGAGGAACAATATGCCACACACGCCACTAAACTTTTACGCACCTGGTACATCGATACGGCTACTTTAATGAACCCCAACCTGAACTACGGGCAGGCGATACCCGGGGTCACCAAAGGAAGAGGTATTGGCCTCATAGATACCCGCGCCGTTAATAAACTCATAGATGGCATTCAATTGCTCTCTGGTTCCAAAGCACTGTCTAAAAAAGATTATACGGCCATACAGGCCTGGCATAAAAAATTCCTGGACTGGATGCGCAACAATCCTATCGGAAAAGATGAAGCGGACGAGGCCAATAACCACGGCACCTGGTATGATGTACAGGCTGTTTCCATAGCACTCTTCACTGAGCAGCCTGCACTGGCTAAAGAGATCATTACCACACAAACAAAAGAACGGATAAAAAGCCAGCTGAAAGAAGAAGGGAGCCAGCCACATGAGCTGGCCCGCACACTTTCCTGGAACTACTCTTCCATGAACCTGGAAGGTTTCTTTGAACTGGCCATGCTGGCGGAAAATGTACAGGTAGATCTCTGGAACTATACCACCACAGATAACAAAAGCATCCGCAAAGCATTCACCTGGATGTTGCCCTTTGCCAAAGGAGAACAAAAATGGCAGCACGAGCAGATCAAAAAGATGGAGATGAACGGTTACCTGAAAATGGCTGCTGTAGCTGCTAAAAAATACCCTGATGTAGATACCAAAGGATTGAACATCCCGCAGGACGACATCTTATTACTCACTGGCTGGAACTTTTAA
- a CDS encoding M56 family metallopeptidase → MKAFLLSSIGCMLLFYSLYAVFFNRFSFYKWNRFYLLASLLLSLSIPFLHFAETDYIPGGVSIRTTIEQVLADQPAETAPAPAPAARAFNWLAAIYWIGACIMAVFFIISAIKLYKKVKNGKQEEHPGITIIRTKDLNASFFRFIFIQQNLAPEEEEIIFQHERAHQQQLHSLDNLFIALIKIFCWFNPLVYVYGRLLRSIHELEVDQLMISRVEKTDYAQLLLKFNAGKEYGLLNLYSVHPLKHRIHSLFTHKTNNMKKVLYLLVFPCLALAISSFSSIATNKLPTGVIIRSDSTELTMQISLRQLLGSNASWAAFENFETGAFEKIQAMFKEQGYDLSVTEKVQGDNESIKLLGLGLKGNRGEVKATYRVNEMISKNYYLMVSFNKEKQEMRVISFESAFLK, encoded by the coding sequence ATGAAAGCTTTCCTCCTCTCTTCCATAGGTTGCATGTTACTGTTCTATAGTCTTTATGCTGTTTTTTTTAACCGTTTCAGCTTTTATAAGTGGAACCGGTTTTACCTGTTAGCCAGCCTCCTTCTTTCTTTGTCTATTCCTTTTCTGCATTTTGCGGAAACAGATTATATCCCCGGAGGTGTATCTATCCGTACAACCATAGAACAGGTACTGGCAGACCAACCGGCTGAAACAGCTCCGGCTCCCGCACCTGCCGCCCGGGCTTTTAACTGGCTGGCTGCTATTTATTGGATAGGAGCATGCATCATGGCTGTTTTTTTTATTATCAGCGCCATTAAACTTTATAAGAAGGTAAAGAACGGTAAACAGGAAGAACATCCGGGTATTACCATTATACGCACAAAAGACCTTAACGCGTCTTTCTTCCGTTTCATTTTCATACAACAAAACCTGGCGCCGGAGGAGGAAGAGATCATTTTTCAGCATGAACGTGCCCATCAGCAACAATTACACAGCCTGGATAATCTCTTTATTGCATTGATAAAGATCTTCTGCTGGTTTAATCCGCTGGTATATGTTTACGGAAGACTGCTAAGGTCCATACATGAACTGGAAGTAGATCAATTGATGATCAGCCGGGTGGAAAAAACAGATTACGCTCAGCTCCTGCTCAAATTTAATGCGGGAAAGGAATACGGTTTATTAAATCTTTATAGCGTACACCCTTTAAAACATCGCATTCACTCCCTTTTCACCCATAAAACCAACAACATGAAAAAAGTCCTTTATCTCTTAGTATTTCCCTGCCTGGCATTGGCCATCAGCAGTTTTTCATCCATAGCAACAAACAAACTGCCCACAGGTGTGATCATTAGATCAGACAGTACAGAACTCACCATGCAAATATCACTCAGGCAATTGCTGGGCTCCAACGCTTCCTGGGCAGCATTTGAAAACTTTGAAACCGGCGCTTTTGAAAAGATCCAGGCAATGTTCAAAGAACAGGGATACGATCTCTCGGTGACAGAGAAAGTACAGGGAGATAATGAAAGTATTAAACTGTTGGGCCTGGGGTTAAAGGGAAATCGCGGAGAGGTAAAAGCTACGTACAGGGTAAATGAAATGATCAGTAAAAATTATTACCTCATGGTTTCATTCAACAAAGAAAAACAGGAGATGAGGGTAATTTCTTTCGAGTCTGCTTTTTTGAAATAA
- a CDS encoding DUF4466 family protein, which yields MSAKYFQHTALLCSFILLMAACKDKEYALPEPKGVLQADVIKRSFGPNLVGGNLEFAFAMALPASKGKLVSAEVEASIAGAPATWLENKTYYTNNSGVDIPTQIGAASVNSGNKTTVTFSKDTMSSTLRYYYFAPEEARGKPVTFKFTTKSSNGETATYTMGPYNISKMDMKLDLKPVDGAACYISIEDMAIYTAAEAATKPGKIDLVYVYRPAPYNHSFVSPGSNAQYLPGVTLPAGVNRVTQIVKAWNLRDQQLARLQFGIFIDDLDFQKLSLTDAADFAVNMKAEAGLWVETADKKYRAYIFLNALVNGTKTATISIKRYAM from the coding sequence ATGTCAGCAAAATATTTCCAACATACTGCTCTGCTCTGCTCTTTCATCCTGCTGATGGCAGCTTGTAAAGACAAAGAGTATGCGCTTCCCGAGCCCAAAGGTGTTCTGCAGGCCGATGTCATCAAACGTTCATTCGGCCCCAACCTGGTTGGAGGGAACCTGGAGTTCGCTTTCGCCATGGCATTGCCGGCCTCAAAAGGAAAGCTCGTTTCAGCCGAAGTGGAAGCTTCCATTGCAGGCGCTCCTGCCACCTGGCTGGAAAACAAAACCTACTATACCAATAACAGTGGTGTAGACATTCCCACACAGATCGGAGCAGCTTCTGTAAACAGTGGTAATAAAACTACAGTAACCTTTAGCAAAGACACGATGTCTTCTACCCTGCGCTATTATTACTTTGCGCCGGAAGAAGCACGTGGCAAACCTGTAACATTTAAATTCACCACTAAAAGCAGCAATGGCGAAACCGCTACCTATACCATGGGGCCTTACAACATTTCCAAAATGGATATGAAGCTGGACCTCAAACCGGTAGACGGCGCGGCCTGTTATATCTCTATTGAGGATATGGCCATCTATACTGCAGCGGAAGCAGCTACAAAGCCAGGCAAAATAGACCTGGTGTATGTTTACCGCCCTGCTCCGTATAATCACAGTTTTGTTTCCCCGGGAAGTAATGCACAATACTTACCGGGTGTTACTTTACCCGCAGGTGTAAACAGGGTAACGCAAATAGTAAAAGCCTGGAACCTCCGGGACCAGCAACTGGCACGCCTGCAATTCGGCATATTCATTGATGACCTCGATTTCCAGAAACTGAGCCTCACCGATGCAGCCGACTTTGCCGTGAACATGAAAGCCGAAGCCGGCTTGTGGGTAGAAACCGCAGATAAGAAATACAGGGCCTACATTTTCCTGAATGCACTGGTTAACGGCACCAAAACTGCCACGATCAGCATCAAGAGATACGCCATGTAA
- a CDS encoding RagB/SusD family nutrient uptake outer membrane protein → MKRSIAKIYLIGAVVSLAFTSGCVKNLLDQKATVELPYAQFWKTEADATMALMGAYADTRYVFDRDYMMEGHGEYTRVRGMAAPTNLVTGDAYQGNSGIYDPTNYADKWDKMYRYLYGGVNRCNYVIDNVNVMIAAANETSKPSLERIAGEAKLLRGLCYFKLISMWGDVPYISKTVNDNSEVAKIPRTPIGQVKDSILADLNYAFEKLPNKSTEIGRMAKPAALALRGKVQLYWASWNNFGWPELAGFVPNAATATAAYTAAADDFRKVINDYGLVLFRNGEPGEIDALGKAEKLPNYFYLFMPVANGDGENLLYFTHGGTGTGQGEELMRNLGTRTVESSQLWVHPRYEIADRYQLTTTGDFAPPLKPMPPTGAGRTTLNSAVNPQSYADRDYRMKASLIWDMEMSIGLTSLKSTGFFPFVYKSNSAPIVIDGVNYVTSFPDGVNSGYIFRKFVRNYPGLGRSEGNYAWPVIRLADVYLMYAEATNFATGPQADAIALVNKVRYRGKLPPLAASKTADKATFFSAIEQERIIELIGEGQRGFDIRRWRAIERIWGAPAGPGVWRLDTHGGQITRYYQNTPERTYQQNYIFRIPPGERDRNPNLTQNTPWL, encoded by the coding sequence ATGAAAAGATCAATTGCAAAAATATATCTGATAGGTGCTGTTGTCAGCCTAGCTTTCACTTCCGGCTGCGTCAAAAACCTGCTGGACCAGAAAGCTACTGTAGAATTGCCGTATGCGCAGTTCTGGAAAACAGAAGCAGATGCCACCATGGCACTCATGGGCGCATATGCCGATACACGTTATGTATTCGACCGTGATTACATGATGGAAGGACATGGAGAATATACCAGGGTACGCGGCATGGCAGCTCCTACCAATCTTGTAACAGGGGATGCTTACCAGGGAAATTCCGGCATCTACGATCCTACCAACTATGCAGATAAATGGGATAAAATGTACCGCTATCTGTATGGTGGCGTGAACCGCTGCAACTATGTGATCGATAATGTAAACGTCATGATAGCAGCCGCTAATGAAACTTCTAAACCCAGTCTGGAAAGAATAGCCGGTGAAGCTAAACTCCTGCGCGGTCTCTGCTATTTTAAGCTGATATCGATGTGGGGAGATGTTCCTTACATCAGCAAAACAGTGAACGATAACAGTGAAGTAGCGAAGATCCCCCGTACTCCCATCGGCCAGGTAAAGGATTCTATCCTCGCAGATCTTAACTATGCATTTGAAAAGCTGCCCAATAAAAGTACAGAAATAGGCCGTATGGCTAAACCCGCAGCTTTGGCCCTCCGTGGTAAAGTGCAATTATATTGGGCCTCCTGGAATAATTTCGGCTGGCCGGAATTAGCAGGTTTTGTTCCCAATGCCGCAACTGCCACCGCCGCCTATACTGCAGCAGCTGATGATTTCAGGAAAGTGATCAACGACTACGGCCTGGTATTGTTCAGGAATGGAGAACCCGGAGAAATTGACGCCCTCGGAAAAGCGGAAAAGCTCCCCAACTATTTCTACCTCTTTATGCCTGTGGCAAATGGTGATGGGGAAAACCTCCTGTACTTCACACATGGTGGAACAGGTACAGGCCAGGGAGAAGAACTGATGCGTAACCTGGGAACACGTACCGTTGAAAGCTCTCAACTATGGGTACACCCAAGGTATGAAATTGCAGACCGTTACCAATTGACAACAACCGGCGATTTCGCACCTCCTTTGAAACCAATGCCTCCCACCGGAGCTGGCAGAACAACGCTTAATTCGGCAGTAAACCCACAGAGCTACGCCGATCGTGATTACAGGATGAAAGCATCCCTCATTTGGGATATGGAAATGAGCATTGGGCTCACCAGTTTGAAGTCCACCGGCTTCTTCCCCTTCGTTTATAAATCAAACAGCGCTCCTATCGTAATAGATGGTGTGAATTATGTTACTTCTTTCCCTGATGGTGTTAACTCCGGTTACATCTTCCGCAAGTTTGTAAGGAACTATCCCGGGCTGGGCCGCAGTGAAGGTAATTATGCATGGCCGGTGATCCGCCTGGCAGATGTATACCTGATGTATGCAGAAGCTACCAATTTCGCCACCGGCCCACAGGCAGATGCCATCGCCCTGGTGAACAAAGTACGCTACAGGGGGAAACTTCCACCGCTGGCAGCATCAAAAACTGCAGATAAAGCCACTTTCTTTAGTGCCATTGAACAGGAAAGGATCATTGAACTGATCGGTGAAGGCCAACGTGGTTTTGACATCCGCAGATGGAGAGCAATTGAAAGGATCTGGGGAGCCCCTGCAGGCCCGGGCGTATGGCGGCTGGATACACATGGCGGACAAATAACACGGTATTATCAAAACACGCCGGAAAGAACGTACCAGCAGAATTATATTTTCAGGATACCTCCGGGTGAACGTGACCGTAATCCAAACCTCACGCAGAACACACCATGGCTGTAA
- a CDS encoding BlaI/MecI/CopY family transcriptional regulator → MEELTKSEEHIMQILWKLGNAFVKDIIEEMEDPKPPYTTVSSVVRILEAKGFVSHKAYGKTHEYSPLISKEQYRKGSIQRMVKYYFDDKTSNLLSFLMQEKKLSKKELQELQQFIDQQKQRS, encoded by the coding sequence ATGGAAGAACTGACTAAATCAGAAGAACACATTATGCAGATCCTTTGGAAACTGGGGAATGCATTTGTAAAGGACATCATAGAAGAAATGGAGGACCCCAAACCTCCTTACACCACCGTATCCTCCGTTGTGAGGATCCTGGAAGCAAAAGGTTTTGTAAGCCACAAAGCCTACGGTAAAACACATGAATACAGCCCCCTGATCTCCAAAGAACAATACCGGAAAGGCAGTATCCAGCGTATGGTCAAATATTACTTTGACGATAAAACGTCCAATCTCCTGTCCTTCCTGATGCAGGAAAAGAAGCTGAGTAAAAAGGAATTACAGGAACTGCAACAGTTCATTGACCAGCAAAAACAACGCTCATGA